One segment of Burkholderia multivorans ATCC BAA-247 DNA contains the following:
- a CDS encoding FKBP-type peptidyl-prolyl cis-trans isomerase has protein sequence MSLIDLSEVKPGSHVTLHYRLALADGADIVNTFADKPATLLLGAGQLAPSLEQILLGLKVGDHSTFQLTPEQGFGPRNPDMLQRVTLATLRENGMVDEDFTPGELIEFNAPDGGRYAGVLKEVGETSALFDFNHPLAGQALTFEVKIIGIL, from the coding sequence ATGAGCCTCATCGATCTATCCGAAGTGAAGCCCGGTTCCCATGTCACGCTGCATTACCGGCTCGCACTGGCCGACGGCGCCGACATCGTCAACACCTTCGCCGACAAACCCGCGACGCTGCTGCTGGGCGCCGGGCAACTGGCGCCGTCGCTGGAACAGATTCTGCTGGGGCTCAAGGTCGGAGACCATTCGACTTTTCAGCTAACGCCAGAGCAAGGGTTCGGTCCCCGAAATCCCGACATGCTGCAGCGCGTGACGCTCGCGACGCTGCGCGAGAACGGCATGGTCGACGAGGACTTCACGCCGGGCGAACTGATCGAGTTCAACGCACCGGACGGCGGCCGATATGCAGGCGTGCTGAAGGAAGTCGGCGAAACCTCCGCGCTGTTCGATTTCAATCATCCGCTCGCGGGCCAAGCGCTCACGTTCGAAGTGAAAATCATCGGAATCCTGTAA
- the rpmB gene encoding 50S ribosomal protein L28 has product MARVCQVTGKAPMSGNNVSHANNKTKRRFLPNLQNRRFWVESENRWVRLRVSNAGLRLIDKNGIDSVLADLRARGEA; this is encoded by the coding sequence ATGGCACGCGTATGCCAAGTAACTGGGAAAGCGCCGATGAGCGGCAACAACGTTTCCCACGCGAACAACAAGACCAAGCGCCGCTTCCTGCCGAACCTGCAAAACCGCCGGTTCTGGGTGGAAAGCGAAAACCGTTGGGTGCGCCTGCGCGTTTCGAACGCCGGCCTGCGCCTGATCGACAAGAACGGCATCGATTCCGTGCTCGCTGACCTGCGCGCACGCGGCGAAGCCTAA
- the radC gene encoding RadC family protein translates to MLISCLLPPVECRDAHDVPPAPPARAQPGAPGRRRPGNWRANLPRERLLERGPAALTDDELVALLLGSGVRGHSVFASARALLVRFGSLRGLLDATPADFGACPGIGPARAALLGAITELSRRALAEKALLRRPIDSPAAVDDYLRLKIGTRPYEVFVTLYLDARHGLIDMEENARGSLTRMAVYPREIVRSAMRLNAAALIVAHNHPSGAVQPSAEDRRLTRTLRDALALVDVRLLDHVVVGKADTFSFARAGWL, encoded by the coding sequence ATGCTCATATCCTGCCTTCTTCCGCCCGTCGAATGCCGCGACGCGCACGACGTTCCGCCGGCCCCGCCCGCGCGTGCGCAGCCCGGCGCGCCGGGCCGGCGCCGGCCCGGCAACTGGCGGGCGAATTTGCCGCGCGAACGGCTGCTCGAGCGCGGGCCGGCCGCGCTGACCGACGACGAGCTCGTCGCGCTCCTGCTCGGCTCCGGCGTGCGCGGGCACAGCGTGTTCGCGAGCGCCCGCGCGCTGCTGGTGCGGTTCGGTTCGCTGCGCGGGCTGCTCGACGCGACGCCGGCCGATTTCGGCGCATGTCCGGGCATCGGGCCGGCGCGCGCGGCGCTGCTCGGCGCGATCACCGAGCTCTCGCGCCGCGCGCTCGCGGAAAAGGCGCTGCTGCGCCGGCCGATCGACTCGCCGGCCGCCGTCGACGACTATCTGCGGCTGAAGATCGGCACGCGGCCGTACGAAGTCTTCGTCACGCTGTATCTGGATGCCCGGCACGGGCTCATCGACATGGAGGAAAATGCGCGCGGCTCGCTGACGCGCATGGCCGTCTATCCGCGCGAGATCGTGCGCAGCGCGATGCGGCTGAACGCGGCCGCGCTGATCGTCGCACACAATCATCCGTCGGGCGCGGTGCAGCCGAGTGCCGAGGATCGGCGGCTTACGCGCACGTTGCGCGACGCGCTCGCGCTGGTCGACGTGCGGCTGCTCGACCACGTCGTCGTCGGCAAGGCCGACACATTCTCGTTCGCGCGCGCCGGTTGGCTGTAG
- the rpmG gene encoding 50S ribosomal protein L33 encodes MAKGARDKIKLESTAGTGHFYTTTKNKRNMPEKMEIMKFDPVARKHVAYKETKIK; translated from the coding sequence ATGGCAAAAGGCGCACGCGACAAGATCAAGCTCGAGTCGACCGCTGGTACGGGTCACTTCTACACGACCACGAAGAACAAGCGCAACATGCCGGAAAAGATGGAGATCATGAAGTTCGATCCCGTCGCCCGCAAGCATGTGGCATACAAGGAAACGAAGATCAAGTAA